In a genomic window of Armatimonas rosea:
- a CDS encoding oxygenase MpaB family protein yields the protein MTPKQAALAQARTRPITPRKTPPSWLDFEQLQRAGDFQKRHSAFIQQVLGTSSLAATFAARDIAPILMQTERLPKDFTARMQETVALMNRVMARFTSRDEFLKNNYREAVSLGELHRQVGESVRGAVRWDPRERLPMNQQAFAFVLYTFAWWPVEALITRKLVDPAKDEKDLDAWLHYWSVLGYGMGLDRELLPLSYAVAREQVVALRQAQYLPSSTPRPEGIPTLLGGHVRFLATMLATKPGGPVPEKATVDKLIPFAAQALLGMIALSPGLSEALGLEKDALAQLIRFAQREVARLPESFLAGCRPVRPLLPWSLAYAGLHRTGAFHRRFPAGHPSVG from the coding sequence ATGACACCCAAACAAGCCGCCCTCGCGCAGGCAAGGACGCGTCCCATCACGCCCCGAAAAACGCCGCCATCGTGGCTCGACTTCGAGCAGCTCCAGCGGGCCGGTGACTTTCAGAAGCGGCACAGTGCCTTTATCCAGCAAGTGCTCGGGACCTCGTCGCTGGCTGCCACCTTTGCCGCGCGGGATATCGCCCCGATCTTGATGCAGACCGAGCGCCTTCCCAAGGACTTCACCGCGCGGATGCAAGAGACCGTGGCGCTGATGAACCGTGTCATGGCCCGCTTCACCAGCCGCGACGAGTTTCTGAAGAACAACTACCGTGAGGCGGTTTCTTTAGGCGAGCTTCATCGGCAAGTTGGAGAGTCTGTACGCGGGGCGGTGCGGTGGGACCCGCGCGAGCGCCTGCCGATGAACCAGCAAGCCTTTGCCTTTGTCCTCTACACCTTTGCGTGGTGGCCGGTTGAGGCACTGATCACCCGGAAACTCGTCGATCCCGCCAAAGACGAAAAAGACCTAGATGCCTGGCTCCACTACTGGTCGGTGCTGGGCTATGGCATGGGGCTGGACCGGGAGCTGTTGCCCCTCTCGTATGCTGTCGCGCGGGAGCAGGTTGTCGCGCTCCGGCAGGCCCAGTACCTGCCGTCTAGCACGCCGCGCCCGGAGGGGATTCCCACGCTCCTCGGTGGGCACGTCCGCTTCCTCGCCACGATGCTCGCGACAAAGCCGGGCGGCCCCGTCCCGGAAAAAGCAACAGTCGATAAGCTGATTCCCTTTGCCGCGCAGGCACTTCTGGGGATGATCGCGCTCTCGCCGGGCCTCAGCGAAGCACTCGGGCTAGAAAAAGACGCTCTCGCGCAGCTTATCCGCTTTGCCCAGCGTGAGGTTGCGAGGTTGCCTGAATCTTTTTTAGCAGGTTGCAGACCCGTCCGACCGCTTCTTCCATGGTCGTTAGCTTACGCTGGTCTACATAGAACGGGAGCATTCCATCGGCGGTTTCCAGCTGGACATCCTTCTGTCGGGTGA
- a CDS encoding AAA family ATPase, with protein sequence MHIRRIEIENIRAIKHLIWELPEEQNGAGWHVILGDNGSGKTSFIRSIAYSLLSPSERSRLPMSGFQLRNKKSAQSKLVVRVEADPQNDFYENFTDEGYFFESQTSILDGSEVFLFFHDAHNSQTIPI encoded by the coding sequence ATGCACATTCGCCGCATTGAGATCGAGAATATCCGCGCCATCAAGCACCTAATTTGGGAGTTGCCCGAAGAACAAAACGGCGCAGGATGGCATGTTATTCTCGGCGATAATGGCAGTGGAAAGACAAGTTTTATTAGAAGCATCGCATATTCTTTGTTAAGTCCCTCGGAGCGAAGCCGCCTCCCCATGTCAGGATTTCAACTGCGCAACAAAAAGTCTGCACAATCAAAGTTAGTTGTCCGCGTTGAAGCTGACCCCCAAAATGATTTCTATGAGAACTTTACGGACGAAGGATACTTTTTCGAATCACAGACATCAATTTTAGACGGATCAGAGGTATTCCTATTTTTCCATGACGCACATAACTCTCAAACAATACCTATATAG
- a CDS encoding thiolase family protein codes for MNSVVIVAAGRSAIAKSPKGSFRDLRPDDLAAAVLRGVLERVPQFSLALIDDVILGCATPELEQGMDVARVAALRAGLPESVAGLTLNRFCASGLEAIATAAAKLATGQASFILAGGVESMTRAPFMSESLRPNESLPAETWLGMGEAVERVAVEEGITRAQCDSLALQSQQRAAAAQAAGKFDTEIIPITLPDGPLVNRDEGIRAETTLEGLAGLKTPFGGVITAGNASQRSDGAAAVLLTTEALAREHGLTPLARFVGYATAAVDPVHFGIAPAAAIPKLLERTGITLDQIDLIEFNEAFAAQALASQRHFPLDWNKVNVNGGAIALGHPLGATGARQTVTLLHEAPRRGARYGMVTMCAALGMGAAGLFEFL; via the coding sequence ATGAACAGTGTTGTGATTGTTGCGGCGGGACGCTCCGCTATCGCCAAGTCCCCCAAAGGCAGCTTTCGAGACCTACGCCCCGACGATCTCGCCGCCGCCGTGCTCCGGGGCGTCTTGGAGCGCGTCCCTCAGTTTTCGCTTGCCCTCATCGACGATGTGATCTTGGGCTGTGCGACCCCGGAGCTGGAGCAGGGGATGGACGTTGCCCGCGTCGCCGCGCTCCGTGCCGGGCTCCCGGAGAGTGTCGCCGGTCTGACCCTCAATCGGTTCTGCGCGTCGGGGCTGGAGGCGATTGCCACGGCAGCAGCCAAGCTCGCCACGGGCCAGGCTAGCTTTATCCTCGCAGGCGGTGTCGAGAGCATGACCCGTGCGCCGTTTATGAGCGAGTCGCTGCGCCCCAACGAGTCCCTCCCTGCCGAGACCTGGCTGGGAATGGGGGAGGCGGTGGAGCGTGTGGCGGTAGAGGAGGGGATCACCCGCGCCCAGTGCGACTCCCTCGCTCTCCAGAGCCAGCAGCGCGCCGCCGCCGCCCAGGCCGCCGGAAAGTTCGACACCGAGATTATCCCGATCACCCTTCCCGATGGCCCCCTCGTTAACCGTGACGAAGGCATCCGCGCCGAGACCACGCTGGAAGGACTCGCGGGCCTAAAAACACCCTTTGGCGGAGTCATCACCGCCGGCAATGCCAGCCAGCGCAGCGATGGTGCCGCCGCCGTCTTGCTCACCACCGAGGCGCTCGCCCGTGAGCATGGCCTAACACCTCTCGCTCGCTTTGTCGGCTACGCCACCGCCGCCGTGGACCCGGTGCACTTCGGAATCGCCCCCGCCGCCGCGATCCCCAAGCTCCTAGAGCGCACAGGCATTACCCTTGACCAGATCGACCTGATTGAGTTCAACGAGGCCTTCGCCGCCCAAGCGCTCGCCAGCCAGCGGCATTTTCCCCTCGACTGGAACAAGGTCAATGTGAACGGGGGCGCAATTGCGCTGGGCCACCCCCTCGGGGCCACGGGTGCCCGCCAGACGGTCACGCTCCTCCACGAAGCCCCCCGACGTGGCGCTCGCTACGGCATGGTGACGATGTGCGCCGCGCTGGGAATGGGGGCCGCTGGGCTGTTTGAGTTTCTCTGA
- a CDS encoding c-type cytochrome: MWARSSAWLALALVALPPSLAGGGQGGGVKPLARGPITVYEQACARCHGPNGSFYGPDLGKGKTDAQLYKAVQDMADNQGQVELTTVELEAQTAYHRAIIKHEPFVAVTARTKTELRGEATKGATVSVTVAGKPQLVKRTGFTWSSTLEGAGTVLILARLKGAETRLDPQKAAHSHSCNQ, translated from the coding sequence ATGTGGGCAAGAAGTAGCGCCTGGCTTGCTCTGGCGCTGGTGGCACTTCCCCCTTCGCTTGCCGGAGGGGGGCAGGGGGGAGGTGTAAAGCCCCTGGCGCGTGGCCCGATCACGGTCTACGAGCAGGCGTGTGCACGCTGCCACGGCCCTAACGGGAGCTTCTACGGCCCGGACCTGGGCAAGGGCAAGACCGATGCCCAGCTCTATAAAGCCGTCCAGGACATGGCCGATAACCAGGGACAGGTCGAGCTGACCACGGTAGAGCTTGAGGCCCAGACCGCCTACCACCGGGCCATTATCAAGCACGAGCCCTTTGTTGCGGTGACGGCCCGAACCAAGACCGAGCTGCGGGGCGAGGCGACCAAAGGGGCGACAGTCAGCGTGACAGTTGCCGGGAAACCACAGCTCGTCAAGCGCACGGGTTTTACCTGGAGTTCCACGCTGGAGGGCGCGGGTACGGTGCTGATTCTGGCGCGACTCAAAGGTGCCGAGACCCGGCTCGACCCGCAAAAAGCGGCACACTCGCATTCTTGCAACCAATAG
- a CDS encoding PQQ-dependent sugar dehydrogenase yields the protein MVTSLLSLALLIGQAPPAAPAFWVRPGYQVTVAAVLPSARFMEFGDDGTLYISEPRAGEVYAFKDKNKDGFYETKTTFLTDKPTVHGLCFEGGWLWYSESGAISKARDKDGDGKADEDITVIEEGKLPLGGGHWWRSLLVTADAIFTSIGDKENASDLMEGSEREKVFKFNKDGSGKTLWSGGIRNTEKLRLRPGTQEVWGVDHGSDNMGAPFGESKGNLPITNLNPPDELNRYDQGKFYGHPFIPGYGFPRLEFKDRPDILALAAKTTPPAWNFPAHAASNSFCFVTNTKKQFPVDHTGDLFVAHHGSSNATLKVGYSVDRVCFDKETGLPYGILPIVKTMGADGKALARPVDCVEAPDGSILFSDDAGGKVYRIRYVGKK from the coding sequence ATGGTAACTTCTCTGCTCTCTCTGGCGCTCCTGATCGGACAAGCGCCTCCTGCGGCGCCCGCGTTCTGGGTGCGCCCCGGCTATCAGGTCACGGTTGCGGCGGTGCTGCCGTCGGCGCGCTTTATGGAGTTCGGCGACGATGGCACGCTCTATATCTCCGAGCCCCGTGCGGGCGAGGTCTATGCCTTCAAGGACAAGAACAAGGACGGCTTCTACGAGACCAAGACGACGTTTCTGACCGATAAGCCCACGGTGCACGGGCTCTGCTTTGAGGGCGGCTGGCTCTGGTATTCCGAGTCCGGGGCGATCTCCAAGGCCCGCGACAAAGACGGTGATGGCAAGGCCGACGAAGATATCACCGTGATCGAAGAGGGAAAGCTACCGCTGGGGGGCGGTCACTGGTGGCGCTCGCTTCTCGTGACTGCGGACGCGATCTTTACGTCGATTGGTGACAAAGAGAACGCATCGGACCTGATGGAGGGCAGCGAGCGCGAGAAGGTCTTCAAGTTCAACAAAGACGGCTCCGGCAAGACCCTCTGGAGCGGGGGAATTCGCAACACCGAGAAGCTGCGCCTGCGGCCCGGCACCCAGGAGGTCTGGGGCGTGGACCATGGCTCGGACAACATGGGGGCACCGTTTGGGGAGAGCAAGGGAAACCTGCCCATCACCAACCTCAACCCGCCCGATGAGCTCAACCGCTACGACCAGGGCAAGTTCTACGGCCACCCGTTTATCCCCGGCTACGGCTTTCCCCGCCTGGAGTTCAAGGACCGCCCCGATATTCTGGCTCTCGCCGCCAAGACCACACCGCCGGCCTGGAACTTCCCCGCCCACGCCGCGAGCAACTCGTTTTGCTTCGTGACCAACACGAAAAAGCAGTTCCCCGTGGACCACACCGGCGATCTCTTTGTGGCGCACCATGGCTCGTCGAACGCAACCCTGAAGGTGGGCTACTCCGTGGACCGTGTCTGCTTCGACAAAGAGACAGGCCTACCCTACGGCATCCTGCCCATTGTCAAGACCATGGGAGCCGATGGCAAGGCACTGGCGCGCCCGGTGGACTGTGTCGAGGCACCCGATGGCTCGATCCTCTTCTCCGACGATGCGGGTGGCAAGGTCTACCGGATTCGCTATGTGGGCAAGAAGTAG
- a CDS encoding transketolase, with the protein MADANELQLFNDLARQLRADSIRCTTAAGSGHPTSGMSAADLMAVLQAKYQRYDYNNPEHPNNDHLIFSKGHACPVLYAMYRAAEAITDEDLLSLRKFGSIYEGHPTPIIPHIDAATGSLGQGLAIAVGVAIAGKHIEKLPYKVWCLLGDSEMAEGSNYEALMVASEQGLDNLIAIVDVNKLGQRGETALGHDMATYAARVSAFGWKVLIVDGHNVAEIDEAYAEAVKHTGSPVCILAKTEKGGGVSWLAGAPGWHGKALKPDEAEKALAELAQAGPIAGYTVKPQLPEDLTPAPFTGDAPLVLPSYEVGTKVAVRKAYGDTLAALGKSRGNLFAVDAEVGNSTYTESLGKVAPERLFQVYIAEQVMVGVAQGLDVQNKNTFAATFAAFFCRAYDQIRMGAISGAKLRLVGTHAGVSIGEDGASQMALEDLAMMRSIHGSTVLYPSDAVSCAHLMSLMADYDGIAYLRATREATAVIYPATETFEIGGSKTLREGTTATVIAAGITLIEALQAADTLASEGINIRVIDLYSIKPVDEAAILKAATETEHLIVVEDHWPEGGLGDVVAATLTKNCVAPKKFSHLAIPQMPRSGKPDELLAAYGIDSHAIIKVVKG; encoded by the coding sequence ATGGCCGACGCCAACGAACTTCAGCTCTTCAACGACCTTGCCCGCCAGCTCCGTGCGGACTCTATCCGCTGTACCACCGCCGCCGGGAGCGGTCACCCGACCTCCGGGATGAGTGCCGCCGACCTGATGGCCGTGCTCCAAGCCAAGTACCAGCGCTACGACTACAACAACCCCGAGCACCCCAACAACGACCACCTGATCTTCTCCAAGGGCCACGCCTGCCCGGTGCTCTACGCCATGTACCGCGCTGCCGAGGCGATCACCGATGAGGACCTGCTCTCCCTGCGCAAGTTTGGCTCGATCTACGAAGGCCACCCGACCCCGATCATTCCCCATATCGACGCCGCCACCGGCTCGCTGGGGCAGGGGCTGGCGATCGCGGTGGGGGTTGCCATTGCCGGCAAGCACATCGAGAAGCTCCCCTACAAGGTCTGGTGTCTGCTGGGCGACTCCGAGATGGCCGAGGGCTCCAACTACGAGGCGCTCATGGTCGCCAGCGAGCAGGGGCTCGACAACCTGATCGCCATTGTCGATGTCAACAAGCTCGGCCAGCGCGGGGAGACCGCTCTGGGGCATGACATGGCAACCTACGCCGCGCGCGTCTCCGCGTTTGGCTGGAAGGTGCTGATTGTCGATGGCCACAATGTCGCTGAGATCGACGAAGCGTATGCCGAGGCAGTGAAGCACACCGGCTCGCCCGTCTGTATCCTGGCCAAGACCGAGAAGGGCGGCGGCGTCAGCTGGCTAGCGGGTGCGCCCGGCTGGCACGGCAAGGCGCTCAAGCCTGACGAGGCCGAGAAGGCGCTTGCGGAGCTGGCACAGGCTGGTCCCATCGCGGGCTACACCGTCAAGCCGCAGCTCCCTGAGGACCTGACGCCCGCCCCGTTCACCGGCGATGCGCCTCTTGTGCTCCCGAGCTATGAAGTGGGCACGAAAGTGGCCGTCCGCAAGGCCTATGGCGACACGCTGGCCGCGCTGGGCAAGTCCCGTGGCAATCTGTTCGCGGTCGATGCCGAGGTCGGCAACTCCACCTACACCGAGAGCCTGGGGAAGGTCGCCCCGGAGCGCCTGTTCCAGGTCTATATCGCCGAGCAGGTGATGGTCGGGGTGGCGCAGGGGCTCGATGTCCAGAACAAGAACACCTTCGCCGCGACCTTTGCCGCGTTCTTCTGCCGCGCCTACGACCAGATCCGCATGGGCGCGATCTCGGGTGCCAAGCTCCGCCTGGTCGGAACCCACGCCGGTGTCTCGATTGGCGAGGACGGCGCGAGCCAGATGGCGCTGGAGGACCTGGCGATGATGCGCTCGATCCACGGCTCGACCGTGCTCTATCCGTCGGATGCGGTCAGCTGCGCCCACCTGATGAGCCTCATGGCCGACTACGATGGGATCGCCTATCTCCGCGCCACCCGCGAGGCCACCGCCGTGATCTACCCCGCCACCGAGACCTTCGAGATCGGCGGGAGCAAGACCCTGCGCGAGGGCACCACGGCTACCGTGATCGCTGCGGGAATCACCCTGATCGAAGCGCTCCAGGCCGCCGACACGCTCGCCTCAGAGGGGATCAACATCCGTGTGATCGACCTCTACTCGATCAAGCCCGTGGATGAGGCCGCGATCCTCAAGGCCGCCACCGAGACCGAGCACCTGATCGTGGTCGAGGACCACTGGCCGGAGGGCGGCTTGGGCGATGTGGTTGCCGCAACCCTCACCAAGAACTGTGTGGCGCCTAAGAAGTTCTCGCACCTGGCGATCCCGCAGATGCCGCGCTCCGGAAAGCCCGACGAGCTCTTGGCCGCCTACGGAATCGACTCCCACGCGATCATCAAGGTCGTCAAGGGCTAG
- a CDS encoding AAA family ATPase translates to MPWLQKLRFEQFENHKDSGKTLEKVLEFVNQTEFLAHDTKIIDVTSKEVVIEDANNNQINVEEMSDGYRSVLSLTFELIRQLVDCFGVDKVFDPEDATKIIAPGVVQIDEVDAHLHPTWQHRIGEWFTTHFPNIQFIVTTHSPIICQAADTVFKLPTPGTDEVGEFVTGNNLLRLKYGSVSEAYGTGVFGVGVERSEEAKGLLEELAALNIKELDDDLTDEEIERQEFLRGLFPSSASVGLSRRRAR, encoded by the coding sequence TTGCCTTGGCTCCAGAAACTCCGCTTTGAGCAATTTGAAAACCATAAAGACTCTGGCAAAACTTTAGAAAAAGTCCTTGAATTTGTCAATCAAACCGAATTTCTAGCTCATGACACAAAAATAATTGATGTGACCTCAAAAGAGGTGGTTATAGAAGACGCTAATAACAATCAAATCAATGTTGAGGAGATGTCAGATGGGTATCGGTCGGTGTTGTCTTTGACGTTTGAGCTGATCCGGCAGTTGGTGGATTGCTTTGGGGTGGACAAGGTCTTCGACCCGGAGGATGCGACGAAGATTATTGCGCCGGGGGTGGTACAGATTGATGAAGTGGACGCGCACCTGCACCCGACTTGGCAACATCGGATTGGGGAGTGGTTTACGACCCATTTTCCTAATATCCAATTCATCGTGACTACCCACTCGCCGATTATTTGTCAGGCAGCGGATACGGTCTTCAAGCTCCCGACTCCAGGGACGGATGAGGTTGGGGAGTTTGTGACGGGGAACAATCTCCTGCGGCTGAAGTACGGAAGCGTGTCTGAGGCGTACGGAACCGGGGTGTTTGGGGTTGGCGTCGAGCGCTCCGAGGAGGCGAAGGGGCTCCTTGAGGAGCTGGCGGCGCTGAATATCAAGGAGCTGGACGACGATCTGACAGATGAGGAGATCGAGCGTCAGGAGTTTCTCCGGGGACTCTTCCCCAGTAGCGCGAGTGTCGGACTGTCTCGGAGACGTGCCCGATGA
- a CDS encoding serine hydrolase domain-containing protein, whose product MPTNRFHAAAALVEEAVEKKGVPGAVLVILHKGEVAHRQCWGYAGLRPEKRPLTCETLFDLASLTKPIATGSALALLLEEGKVTLDDPMERYLPAFAARPGITVRHLATHCAGIPAGGAYANRNVTLSEIVEEIARSRKMAEIGTKFIYSDYSAISLGALVERVTGQRLDLFCRERVFAPLGMNDTTYRPGVRLAPRCASTAAGDDTPGSRGWVHDPTASSLQHTGCVSGNAGLFSNGDDLARYAQLMLRRGKGLLRPETVQLMTTPQSPLSGPDGQRGVLWDIGSAYAIRGEFLEGSYGHTGFTGTSIWIVPQAATAVILLTNAVHSSNITPKNAVIALRRELSTQVWHSIQ is encoded by the coding sequence ATGCCGACAAATCGCTTTCACGCCGCCGCCGCCCTCGTTGAGGAGGCCGTAGAGAAAAAAGGGGTCCCGGGTGCCGTCTTGGTGATCCTCCACAAAGGCGAGGTTGCTCACCGCCAGTGCTGGGGCTACGCAGGCCTGCGCCCCGAGAAGCGCCCCCTGACCTGCGAGACGCTCTTCGACCTGGCATCGCTCACCAAGCCCATCGCCACCGGCAGTGCGCTGGCGCTGCTCTTGGAGGAGGGAAAGGTCACGCTCGACGATCCCATGGAGCGCTATCTGCCGGCGTTTGCGGCTCGTCCGGGGATCACCGTGCGGCACCTGGCGACCCACTGCGCGGGGATTCCGGCGGGCGGGGCCTATGCCAACCGTAATGTCACCCTCTCGGAGATCGTCGAGGAGATCGCCCGCTCGCGTAAGATGGCCGAGATTGGCACGAAGTTTATTTACTCCGACTACTCCGCGATCTCGCTGGGAGCGCTGGTCGAGCGTGTGACGGGGCAGCGCCTCGATCTCTTCTGCCGGGAGCGTGTCTTTGCCCCCCTCGGCATGAACGACACCACCTACCGTCCCGGCGTCCGCCTCGCGCCGCGCTGCGCCTCAACCGCGGCGGGCGACGATACCCCAGGGAGCCGTGGCTGGGTCCATGACCCGACCGCCTCCTCGCTCCAGCACACGGGCTGTGTCAGTGGAAACGCGGGACTATTCTCCAATGGGGACGATCTGGCACGCTACGCCCAGCTGATGCTCCGTAGGGGCAAGGGACTGCTTCGCCCCGAGACGGTTCAGCTCATGACAACGCCCCAGTCTCCGCTCAGCGGCCCCGATGGCCAGCGGGGAGTGCTTTGGGATATCGGCAGTGCCTATGCTATCCGTGGTGAGTTCCTAGAGGGTTCCTATGGGCATACAGGATTTACAGGTACGTCCATTTGGATCGTCCCACAAGCCGCCACAGCCGTCATATTACTAACGAATGCCGTTCATTCTTCCAATATCACACCGAAAAATGCCGTGATAGCCCTTCGACGGGAACTTTCCACTCAAGTTTGGCATTCTATTCAGTGA